Proteins co-encoded in one Erinaceus europaeus chromosome X, mEriEur2.1, whole genome shotgun sequence genomic window:
- the LOC103122653 gene encoding large ribosomal subunit protein eL21-like — protein sequence MTNTKGKRRGTRYMFSRPFRKHGVVPLATYMRIYKKGAIVDIKGMGTIQKGMPHKCYHGKTGRVYNVTQHAVGIVVNKQVKGKILVKRINVRIEHIKHSKSRDSFLKRVKENDQKKKEAKEKGTWVQLKRQPALLREAHFVRTNGKEPELLEPIPYEFMA from the coding sequence ATGACTAacacaaagggaaagaggagaggaacacgCTATATGTTCTCTAGGCCTTTTAGAAAACATGGAGTTGTTCCTTTGGCCACATATATGCGGATCTATAAGAAAGGTGCTATTGTAGATATAAAGGGAATGGGCACTATTCAAAAAGGAATGCcccacaaatgttaccatggcAAAACTGGAAGAGTCTACAATGTTACCCAGCATGCGGTTGGTATAGttgtaaacaaacaagtaaagggCAAGATTCTTGTCAAGAGAATTAATGTTCGTATTGAGCATATTAAGCACTCTAAAAGCAGAGACAGCTTCTTGAAACGTGTGAAGGaaaatgatcagaaaaaaaaggaagccaaagagaaggggacttgggttcaactgaAGCGCCAGCCTGCTCTACTCAGAGAAGCACACTTTGTGAGAACCAATGGAAAGGAACCAGAGCTGCTGGAACCCATTCCCTATGAATTCATGGCATga